One region of Marivirga arenosa genomic DNA includes:
- the rnr gene encoding ribonuclease R, whose product MSKKRNKKGPKRVKKPIKSIPELKNEVQQILDFNLHKSYTVRNIAKAIGSNTAEAKRLIDKVLIELLNEGKIEKASRASYVSNKEPEFIIGKVDHVNPRLAYIISAEREDDIIVKTDNLKGALHNDTVKVVVIKKNRDGREEGKVIEIVERAKTKFVGRIDKSVRYAFMIPDSRYIHTDFFILHDKLGGAKHQDKVIAEITSWGGQDRKPEAKVVKVLGPAGENEAEIHSIMAEFELPMEFPEAVIKESEQISDKMPDKEISKRRDMRETTTFTIDPENAKDFDDAISFKKLKNGNYEIGIHIADVTYYVQPGTLLEEEAFHRATSVYLVDRTIPMLPERLSNGLCSLRPNEDKFTFSAVFELDQKGGIHNQWFGRTVTHSDRRFTYEEAQAVIETGVGDHAEELTTLNNIAKKLKETRFKHGAIAFESVEVKFKLDENGKPLGVIPKVRKDAHKLVEEYMLLANRKVAEFVATQKKGDQKLTFVYRQHDYPDPEKLSTFSMFAKRFGHELEIEEKAVAKSLNSLMNEIQGKPEQNVLESLAIRSMAKAKYTTKNSFHFGLAFQYYTHFTSPIRRYPDVMVHRLLQHYLDEGKSVNAEEYESKCLHSSEMEKRASDAERASIKYKQVEFMASVEDKAFDGLVTGVTEWGIFVEIIETKCEGMVRLVDMTDDYYEFDEKNYRVIGQNNKRMITLGDPVTVRVKATDIDKRTIDLEFCEKEEV is encoded by the coding sequence ATGAGTAAAAAAAGAAATAAAAAAGGACCTAAAAGGGTTAAAAAGCCAATAAAGAGTATACCAGAACTTAAAAATGAAGTTCAGCAAATATTGGATTTTAATCTTCATAAATCGTATACAGTAAGAAATATTGCCAAAGCTATAGGAAGCAATACTGCTGAGGCTAAAAGATTAATAGATAAGGTTTTAATAGAATTATTAAACGAAGGGAAAATTGAAAAAGCTTCCCGCGCGAGTTATGTTTCGAACAAGGAGCCTGAATTTATAATTGGAAAAGTTGATCATGTTAATCCTAGATTAGCTTATATAATATCTGCTGAGCGAGAAGACGATATCATTGTTAAAACTGATAATCTGAAAGGCGCTTTGCATAATGATACAGTCAAAGTCGTAGTCATTAAGAAAAACAGAGATGGTAGGGAAGAAGGAAAAGTAATTGAAATAGTGGAAAGAGCTAAAACTAAATTTGTAGGTAGAATAGACAAGTCTGTTCGCTATGCATTTATGATTCCTGACAGTCGCTATATCCACACTGATTTCTTTATCCTACATGATAAACTTGGAGGTGCTAAACACCAAGATAAAGTGATTGCTGAAATTACTAGCTGGGGTGGGCAGGATAGAAAGCCTGAAGCTAAAGTTGTGAAAGTTTTAGGACCGGCTGGAGAAAATGAGGCTGAGATTCACTCAATAATGGCGGAATTTGAACTGCCAATGGAATTTCCAGAAGCAGTTATCAAAGAATCAGAGCAGATCAGTGATAAAATGCCAGATAAAGAAATTTCTAAAAGAAGGGATATGCGTGAAACTACGACTTTCACTATCGATCCTGAGAATGCAAAAGATTTTGATGATGCCATCTCCTTCAAGAAACTAAAGAATGGTAATTATGAGATCGGTATCCACATAGCGGATGTTACGTATTATGTTCAACCCGGGACATTATTAGAAGAAGAAGCATTCCACAGAGCCACTTCGGTTTACTTAGTGGATAGAACCATTCCAATGCTACCGGAAAGATTATCAAACGGACTGTGTTCACTTCGACCAAATGAAGATAAATTTACTTTTTCTGCCGTTTTTGAATTAGATCAAAAAGGAGGGATTCATAATCAATGGTTTGGGAGAACTGTGACTCATTCTGACAGAAGGTTTACTTATGAGGAGGCGCAAGCAGTTATTGAAACTGGAGTTGGTGATCATGCTGAAGAACTTACTACTCTAAATAATATTGCGAAAAAGCTTAAGGAAACCCGATTTAAGCACGGGGCCATAGCATTTGAATCAGTTGAAGTGAAATTCAAGTTAGATGAAAATGGAAAGCCATTGGGAGTTATTCCAAAAGTTAGGAAGGACGCCCATAAATTGGTGGAGGAATATATGCTGTTAGCCAATAGAAAAGTGGCGGAGTTTGTCGCTACCCAGAAAAAAGGAGATCAAAAATTGACTTTTGTTTATCGTCAGCACGATTATCCTGATCCAGAAAAGCTTTCTACCTTTTCTATGTTTGCCAAAAGATTTGGTCATGAACTAGAAATTGAAGAAAAGGCGGTTGCAAAATCATTGAACTCATTAATGAATGAAATTCAAGGAAAACCAGAGCAGAATGTATTAGAAAGCTTAGCTATTCGATCAATGGCTAAGGCAAAATATACTACTAAAAACTCATTTCATTTTGGATTAGCTTTTCAATATTATACTCATTTTACTTCTCCTATTAGACGTTATCCTGATGTAATGGTGCATAGACTATTACAACATTATTTAGATGAAGGAAAGTCAGTAAATGCTGAAGAGTATGAAAGCAAATGTTTACATTCTTCAGAAATGGAGAAACGAGCATCTGATGCTGAGCGTGCTTCTATCAAGTATAAGCAAGTTGAATTCATGGCTTCTGTTGAGGATAAAGCTTTCGATGGATTAGTAACAGGGGTTACCGAATGGGGGATATTTGTAGAAATCATTGAAACCAAATGCGAAGGTATGGTTCGTTTGGTTGATATGACGGATGATTACTATGAATTCGATGAAAAGAATTACCGTGTAATTGGTCAGAATAATAAGCGCATGATAACCTTGGGTGATCCTGTGACCGTAAGAGTAAAAGCGACTGATATCGATAAAAGAACTATCGATTTAGAGTTTTGCGAGAAAGAAGAAGTATAA
- a CDS encoding 3'-5' exonuclease, translated as MAILFIDIETIPQSPNYNALSEREKQLWQHKSSFFAKEKETAEGLYERAGIYAEFGKIIVISMGWMYGEDDNRTLRLLTLKNHNEKELLEALIQVLHKVDNSDSLICGHNIKEFDIPYICRRILINGLKLPSILDVASMKPWQTPFLDTLELWKFGDRKNYTKLDLLAHIFDLPTSKDDIDGSQVYEVYYKDGDLNRIAEYCEKDVLLTSQLYLKLKGQPILEKEQITKVSG; from the coding sequence ATGGCAATACTATTTATTGATATCGAGACAATTCCGCAGTCGCCAAATTATAACGCATTAAGTGAAAGAGAAAAGCAGTTATGGCAACACAAATCATCATTTTTTGCTAAAGAAAAAGAAACAGCGGAAGGGCTGTATGAAAGAGCAGGGATATATGCTGAATTTGGAAAAATAATTGTAATATCAATGGGCTGGATGTATGGAGAAGATGATAACCGAACCTTAAGACTTTTAACTCTTAAGAACCATAATGAAAAAGAGCTTCTAGAAGCACTAATTCAAGTATTACATAAAGTGGATAACTCTGACTCTTTAATTTGCGGTCATAATATCAAAGAGTTTGATATTCCTTATATTTGTAGAAGGATATTAATAAATGGATTAAAACTTCCCTCTATTTTAGACGTTGCATCCATGAAACCATGGCAAACTCCTTTTTTAGATACACTTGAGTTGTGGAAGTTTGGAGATCGAAAAAATTACACTAAGTTAGATTTATTGGCCCATATATTTGATTTGCCAACAAGCAAAGATGATATTGATGGAAGCCAAGTATATGAAGTTTATTATAAAGATGGTGATTTAAATAGAATTGCCGAATATTGTGAAAAAGATGTATTGCTCACTTCTCAATTGTACCTTAAGTTAAAAGGGCAGCCTATCTTGGAAAAAGAGCAAATCACTAAAGTTTCAGGATGA